The Pleurodeles waltl isolate 20211129_DDA chromosome 6, aPleWal1.hap1.20221129, whole genome shotgun sequence genome has a segment encoding these proteins:
- the LOC138301587 gene encoding olfactory receptor 6M1-like, giving the protein MIEDNQTKVTEFLLIGIPSMPQVKWLLFLCILLIYMTILMGNFLIIALIFLDYRLHIPMYFFLANFSFMEIMISTVIVPKVLAILVSQDIKISFSGCLTQCYFYFLLGTVELLLLAIMSLDRYVAICNPLRYTTIMRWRTCIYLILTCWTGALLSTSMPATLKFSLPFCGPNRINHFFCDAVPLIKLACTNTKPIELFDFMLFSLVTFSSLIMTLVSYVCIIVTILRIPSVTGRQRTFSTCASHITTVGLGYGATIFIYVTPKQDNSLECNKVVSVLTIFVTPVLVPFIFSIRNEKVKHAFKEIVLGRRNISTIK; this is encoded by the coding sequence ATGATAGAAGACAACCAAACTAAAGTGACTGAATTTCTCTTGATCGGAATTCCCTCTATGCCTCAAGTAAAATGGTTACTGTTTTTATGTATTCTCCTAATCTACATGACAATATTGATGGGGAACTTTCTGATAATAGCCTTGATCTTTCTAGACTATCGGCTTCACATTCCAATGTATTTTTTCCTCGCTAATTTTTCTTTCATGGAGATTATGATATCAACCGTTATAGTCCCAAAAGTACTTGCAATCTTGGTATCTCAAGATATAAAGATCTCGTTTTCAGGCTGCCTAACTCAGTGTTACTTTTACTTTTTGCTGGGGACAGTTGAACTTCTTCTGCTGGCAATCATGTCTTTAGATCGGTATGTGGCTATTTGTAATCCCTTACGTTACACAACAATTATGAGATGGAGAACATGCATCTATCTAATCCTCACTTGTTGGACTGGAGCTTTATTGTCCACATCCATGCCTGCAACTTTGAAATTCAGCCTGCCATTCTGTGGACCCAACAGGATTAACCATTTCTTTTGTGATGCAGTACCACTGATCAAGCTTGCATGTACAAACACAAAACCTATTGAGTTATTTGATTTTATGTTGTTCTCCCTGGTAACCTTCAGTTCACTGATAATGACATTGGTGTCATATGTTTGTATAATAGTCACTATTCTCCGGATCCCATCAGTGACTGGTCGTCAACGGACCTTCTCCACCTGTGCATCCCACATCACCACAGTAGGCTTGGGATATGGTGCCACAATATTCATTTATGTGACACCAAAACAAGATAACTCACTGGAATGCAACAAGGTTGTTAGTGTTCTGACAATTTTTGTGACCCCAGTGCTTGTTCCATTCATTTTTAGTATAAGGAATGAGAAAGTGAAACATGCTTTTAAAGAAATTGTGCTGGGAAGGAGGAACATttctacaataaaataa